Proteins from a genomic interval of Streptomyces sp. Tu6071:
- a CDS encoding DUF7144 family membrane protein, translated as MSYPDQTPGQDTGPATGRPPGPGRDVPGGNASGGHAPDGNVPGDDDAHRRRAESGWAVGGTAFAAVLLLVNGVLDILRGISGIAEDDVYTRVNDYVFRWSATGWGWALLIIGIVAVLVGLGLFRDALWARVVGVFVASASIVAHFLWLPYFPVWALIAIAIDAWVIWALTAHRARS; from the coding sequence ATGTCGTACCCCGATCAGACGCCCGGCCAGGACACCGGCCCGGCCACCGGCCGGCCTCCGGGCCCGGGCCGCGACGTGCCGGGCGGCAACGCGTCCGGCGGCCACGCGCCGGACGGCAACGTACCGGGTGACGACGACGCGCACCGGCGGCGGGCCGAGAGCGGCTGGGCGGTGGGCGGCACGGCCTTCGCCGCGGTGCTGCTGCTCGTCAACGGGGTGCTCGACATTCTCAGAGGCATCAGCGGCATCGCCGAGGACGACGTCTACACGCGCGTCAACGACTACGTCTTCCGCTGGTCGGCGACGGGGTGGGGCTGGGCGCTGCTCATCATCGGCATCGTCGCGGTCCTCGTCGGTCTCGGCCTCTTCCGCGACGCCCTGTGGGCCCGGGTGGTCGGCGTCTTCGTCGCCTCGGCGAGCATCGTCGCCCACTTCCTGTGGCTCCCGTACTTCCCGGTCTGGGCCCTCATCGCGATCGCGATCGACGCCTGGGTCATCTGGGCGCTGACGGCGCACCGGGCGAGGAGCTAG
- a CDS encoding winged helix-turn-helix domain-containing protein: MSEENPVESPGPAPSPGRTAEGPSAAPAPAPIPAPAPSAAPAPAPAPSAGPVPAPPPSAAPAPFGAPSSPPHPLPPTPAAIAAALRDRIARGVLKAGDRIPTQAELSQEFGVERGRVRQALQALRAEGLLSHSTKGVPPRVAQPGHDGERAGGGTPEPRPTLVALGPRLVRAFAAPEVRIDALCLTAESLIPAVSEAVIGVHSGSLRPESVDVRILLPSRSIDLAFPVAASGEPVEAAAVHRRWLEMRDSQVRVLSRTLTGLRQSHGTKVSVAFRTVPFTPPVKLYVLNGSEALFAYYLVRRTDENGEDVPEMIDTWGPRAQLFPYDVTHGPRDEVFVAQSARWFEGLWQTISEELKLDG, encoded by the coding sequence GTGAGCGAGGAGAACCCCGTCGAGTCCCCGGGCCCGGCCCCGAGCCCCGGCCGGACCGCCGAGGGCCCCTCCGCCGCGCCCGCACCCGCCCCGATACCGGCGCCCGCACCATCAGCGGCCCCCGCCCCCGCGCCCGCACCGTCAGCGGGCCCCGTCCCCGCGCCCCCGCCGTCAGCGGCGCCCGCACCGTTCGGCGCCCCGTCGTCCCCGCCGCACCCCCTGCCCCCCACCCCCGCCGCCATCGCCGCCGCCCTTCGCGACCGCATCGCGCGCGGCGTGCTCAAGGCGGGCGACCGCATCCCCACCCAGGCGGAGCTGTCGCAGGAGTTCGGCGTCGAGCGCGGCCGGGTGCGCCAGGCGCTCCAAGCGCTGCGCGCCGAGGGCCTGCTCAGCCACTCCACGAAGGGCGTCCCGCCGCGCGTCGCGCAGCCCGGCCACGACGGCGAGCGCGCGGGCGGCGGCACCCCCGAACCGCGCCCCACGCTCGTCGCGCTCGGCCCCCGCCTCGTACGGGCGTTCGCCGCGCCCGAGGTGCGGATCGACGCCCTCTGCCTCACCGCCGAATCCCTCATCCCCGCCGTGAGCGAGGCCGTCATCGGCGTGCACAGCGGGAGCCTGCGGCCCGAGTCCGTCGACGTGCGCATCCTGCTGCCCAGCCGCAGCATCGACCTGGCCTTCCCCGTCGCGGCCTCGGGCGAGCCCGTCGAGGCGGCGGCCGTCCACCGCCGCTGGCTGGAGATGCGCGACTCGCAGGTACGCGTCCTGAGCCGGACGCTCACCGGGCTGCGGCAGTCCCACGGCACGAAGGTGTCCGTCGCCTTCCGCACGGTCCCCTTCACCCCGCCCGTGAAGCTGTACGTCCTCAACGGGAGCGAAGCCCTCTTCGCGTACTACCTCGTGAGACGGACCGACGAGAACGGCGAGGACGTCCCCGAGATGATCGACACCTGGGGACCGCGCGCCCAGCTCTTTCCGTACGACGTCACGCACGGTCCGCGCGACGAGGTCTTCGTCGCGCAGTCCGCCCGCTGGTTCGAGGGCCTCTGGCAGACCATCAGCGAGGAGCTGAAACTCGACGGGTGA
- the mshD gene encoding mycothiol synthase, whose amino-acid sequence MSSEANTPTGPAAPAPARRIDVLDVLDEEQATAVGELIAAGAREDGQYAVSEQGRLHLRGGERPGVRHVLLRLPDGTLAGYAQLDGSDPVESPAAELLVAPGLRARGHGRALGEELLRLTGRRLRIWAHGGHPAARHLARVLKLHLFRELRQLRRPLTDLDLPEPVWPEGIAVRAFVPGQDEEAWLELNAAAFAHHPEQGGMTPRDLADREAEPWFDPEGFFLAVREDGGELVGFHWTKVHAAEELGEVYVVGVRPGAQGGGLGRALTTTGLRHLASRGLPTGMLYVDADNVPAVTVYERLGFTTYETDLMYRTEN is encoded by the coding sequence ATGAGCAGCGAAGCGAACACCCCCACCGGGCCCGCCGCGCCCGCCCCCGCGCGCCGGATCGATGTCCTCGACGTCCTCGACGAGGAGCAGGCCACCGCCGTCGGCGAGCTGATCGCCGCGGGCGCGCGCGAGGACGGGCAGTACGCCGTCTCCGAGCAGGGCCGGCTGCATCTGCGCGGCGGCGAGCGCCCCGGCGTACGGCACGTGCTGCTGCGCCTGCCGGACGGCACCCTCGCCGGGTACGCGCAGCTCGACGGCTCCGACCCCGTCGAGTCGCCGGCCGCCGAACTCCTCGTCGCGCCCGGTCTGCGCGCGCGGGGCCACGGCCGGGCGCTGGGCGAGGAGCTGCTGCGGCTCACGGGGCGGCGGCTGCGGATCTGGGCGCACGGCGGGCACCCGGCGGCGCGGCACCTCGCGCGGGTGCTCAAGCTGCACCTCTTCCGCGAGCTGCGCCAGCTGCGCCGCCCGCTCACGGACCTCGACCTGCCGGAGCCCGTGTGGCCGGAGGGGATCGCGGTGCGGGCGTTCGTGCCGGGGCAGGACGAGGAGGCGTGGCTGGAGCTGAACGCCGCCGCGTTCGCCCACCACCCGGAGCAGGGCGGCATGACGCCGCGCGACCTCGCCGACCGCGAGGCGGAGCCGTGGTTCGACCCGGAGGGCTTCTTCCTCGCGGTGCGCGAGGACGGCGGCGAGCTGGTCGGCTTCCACTGGACGAAGGTGCACGCGGCGGAGGAACTCGGCGAGGTCTACGTGGTCGGGGTCCGCCCCGGCGCCCAGGGCGGCGGCCTCGGCCGCGCCCTGACCACGACGGGCCTGCGCCACCTCGCCTCCCGCGGCCTGCCGACCGGAATGCTCTACGTGGACGCGGACAACGTCCCGGCGGTGACGGTCTACGAACGCCTCGGCTTCACGACGTACGAGACGGACTTGATGTACCGCACGGAGAACTGA
- a CDS encoding GntR family transcriptional regulator — protein MADELRARIRSGALRPGDRMPTQARLAAEFGVERGTVREALRVLRAERLLTHATKGAPPAVADHAARGRGGPGQLPRSTTAALGPRIATAFEQPQVEIRALCLTSVSLTLAMGEPLRQIHAGELKPDRVDLRVLLPDRAIGLAFPAAVDPGGGPAGSAARDSDVVHRHWLAQRNAQGKVLAHNLLALRSSHGMDVHVEYRAIPFTPPVKLYLLNEEEALFAYYTPVRRGADYGPAHVETFDAEGTEAVLFAFDQDAGPRDAAFVSQSAAWFDGLWNTISAPLRLT, from the coding sequence GTGGCCGACGAACTGCGCGCCCGGATCAGGTCCGGGGCGCTGCGCCCTGGCGACCGGATGCCCACGCAGGCCCGGCTCGCCGCGGAGTTCGGCGTCGAGCGCGGCACCGTGCGCGAGGCCCTGCGCGTCCTGCGCGCCGAACGCCTCCTCACCCACGCCACCAAGGGCGCGCCCCCGGCCGTCGCCGACCACGCCGCGCGCGGGCGCGGCGGCCCCGGCCAGCTCCCGCGCTCCACGACCGCGGCGCTCGGCCCCCGTATCGCCACGGCCTTCGAACAGCCGCAAGTCGAGATCCGGGCGCTGTGCCTCACCTCCGTCTCGCTCACCCTCGCCATGGGCGAACCCCTGCGCCAGATCCACGCGGGCGAACTGAAGCCGGACCGCGTCGACCTGCGTGTCCTCCTCCCCGACCGCGCCATAGGGCTCGCCTTCCCGGCCGCGGTGGACCCGGGCGGCGGCCCGGCGGGGAGCGCCGCGCGGGACAGCGACGTCGTCCACCGCCACTGGCTCGCGCAGCGCAACGCCCAGGGCAAGGTCCTCGCCCACAACCTGCTCGCCCTGCGCTCCTCGCACGGCATGGACGTCCACGTCGAGTACCGCGCGATCCCCTTCACGCCGCCCGTGAAGCTCTACCTCCTCAACGAGGAGGAGGCGCTGTTCGCGTACTACACCCCCGTGCGGCGCGGCGCGGACTACGGGCCCGCGCACGTCGAGACCTTCGACGCCGAGGGCACGGAGGCGGTGCTCTTCGCCTTCGACCAGGACGCGGGCCCGCGCGACGCCGCCTTCGTCAGCCAGTCCGCCGCGTGGTTCGACGGCCTGTGGAACACGATCAGCGCGCCGCTGCGGCTCACGTGA
- a CDS encoding zinc-binding dehydrogenase has translation MAAAKTMRAVRITGHGGPEVMRLAEMPVPAPGVGEVLVAVSAVALNNTDLWTRQGAYGTPEDPEALSGWRGPLDFPRIQGADVAGRVAALGAGAAEGLLGRRVVVDPALYDGDGPDAHPVGLMGSERDGGYAQYVTAPAGQVHDVTDSPLDDEQLASLPTAYGTALGMIERGRLAGGETVLVTGASGGVGLAAVQLARARGAKVVALSSGAKLAAVREAGADVVVDRAGDVTALLREAAPEGIDVALDVVAGELLGDGLPLLREGGRWVVAGALAGWAVTLDVRRLYLHNAQVIGSAMHTRTHFALLMDLAREGAVHPVIAASYGLADAARAQEELERRGHVGKLVLRP, from the coding sequence ATGGCTGCGGCGAAGACCATGCGCGCGGTACGGATCACCGGGCACGGCGGACCGGAGGTCATGCGGCTCGCCGAGATGCCCGTCCCCGCGCCGGGCGTGGGCGAGGTGCTCGTGGCGGTGAGCGCGGTGGCGCTCAACAACACCGACCTGTGGACGCGGCAGGGCGCCTACGGCACGCCCGAGGACCCCGAGGCGCTCTCGGGCTGGCGCGGGCCGCTCGACTTCCCGCGCATCCAGGGCGCCGACGTCGCGGGACGGGTCGCCGCGCTCGGCGCGGGCGCGGCCGAGGGGCTGCTCGGGCGCCGCGTGGTCGTCGACCCGGCGCTCTACGACGGCGACGGGCCCGACGCCCACCCCGTGGGCCTCATGGGGAGCGAACGGGACGGCGGCTACGCCCAGTACGTGACGGCACCGGCCGGGCAGGTCCACGACGTGACGGACTCGCCGCTCGACGACGAACAGCTCGCGAGCCTGCCGACCGCGTACGGCACGGCGCTCGGCATGATCGAGCGCGGCCGGCTCGCCGGGGGCGAAACGGTCCTCGTCACGGGGGCCTCGGGCGGCGTCGGCCTCGCCGCGGTGCAGCTCGCACGGGCGCGGGGCGCGAAGGTCGTCGCGCTGAGCAGCGGCGCGAAGCTCGCGGCGGTACGGGAGGCGGGCGCGGACGTGGTCGTGGACCGCGCCGGGGACGTGACCGCGCTGCTGCGCGAGGCGGCGCCCGAGGGCATCGACGTCGCGCTCGACGTCGTCGCGGGCGAACTGCTCGGCGACGGCCTGCCGCTGCTGCGCGAGGGCGGTCGCTGGGTCGTCGCCGGAGCCCTCGCGGGCTGGGCCGTCACGCTCGACGTACGCCGCCTGTACCTCCACAACGCCCAGGTCATCGGCTCCGCGATGCACACGCGCACCCACTTCGCCCTCCTGATGGACCTCGCACGCGAGGGCGCGGTGCACCCCGTGATCGCGGCCTCGTACGGACTGGCCGACGCGGCGCGGGCGCAGGAGGAGCTGGAACGGCGGGGCCACGTGGGGAAGCTGGTGCTGCGGCCGTAG
- a CDS encoding endonuclease/exonuclease/phosphatase family protein → MAISALTALVLTAGAVSPASAAGFTNNPNPDTLRVLTYNVCMNTRCAGTYGLAGTEDRLRQIQEWVVNRDGQSRRPDVLVLQEANYKEVSTGTAGDGEKLEAIFEEYKIASKQDERWILYNTSTLSVTDSGTVGVGEPDAASKVFPWAQFARKGTNNRATVVDVHLANGDAERQGRELDRLAAGLGAALPLGTRTVVAGDFNARRTDATAAHVNDAFASRTGPLTDAVPAGRRTSTLHAKTFTTAYSPVWYGEPEGAGNLPIDHVYFGSGLHCVPGAGQVYKDRGEPRVVTSQAEEDARWAEVHARRSDHNAVYTELSWTAGGGGGAGGGCEVS, encoded by the coding sequence GTGGCGATCTCCGCGCTCACCGCGCTCGTTCTCACCGCCGGAGCCGTGAGCCCGGCCTCCGCCGCCGGCTTCACGAACAACCCGAACCCCGACACCCTCCGAGTCCTGACCTACAACGTCTGCATGAACACCCGGTGCGCCGGGACGTACGGACTGGCGGGCACCGAGGACCGTCTCCGCCAGATCCAGGAGTGGGTCGTCAACCGCGACGGCCAGTCAAGACGTCCGGACGTGCTGGTGCTCCAGGAGGCGAACTACAAAGAGGTGAGCACCGGCACGGCGGGGGACGGCGAGAAGCTGGAGGCGATCTTCGAGGAGTACAAGATCGCCTCCAAGCAGGACGAGCGCTGGATCCTCTACAACACGTCGACCCTGAGCGTGACGGACAGCGGGACGGTCGGAGTCGGCGAACCGGACGCGGCGTCGAAGGTCTTCCCCTGGGCGCAGTTCGCGCGCAAGGGGACGAACAACCGCGCCACGGTGGTCGACGTCCACCTCGCCAACGGGGACGCGGAGCGGCAGGGCCGTGAGCTCGACCGGCTCGCGGCAGGTCTCGGCGCGGCTCTTCCGCTGGGAACCCGTACCGTCGTCGCCGGCGACTTCAACGCGCGGAGGACGGACGCGACCGCCGCGCACGTGAACGACGCCTTCGCGTCCCGCACCGGCCCGCTCACCGACGCGGTACCGGCCGGCCGGCGGACCAGCACCCTGCACGCGAAGACCTTCACCACGGCCTACAGCCCGGTCTGGTACGGCGAGCCGGAGGGCGCGGGGAACCTGCCCATCGACCACGTCTACTTCGGCAGCGGGCTGCACTGTGTCCCCGGCGCGGGCCAGGTCTACAAGGACCGGGGGGAGCCGCGCGTCGTGACGAGCCAGGCCGAGGAGGACGCCCGCTGGGCGGAGGTCCACGCCAGGCGCTCCGACCACAACGCGGTGTACACGGAGCTGAGCTGGACGGCGGGCGGCGGGGGCGGGGCGGGAGGCGGCTGCGAGGTGTCCTGA